The Glandiceps talaboti chromosome 1, keGlaTala1.1, whole genome shotgun sequence genome has a segment encoding these proteins:
- the LOC144435015 gene encoding integrase/recombinase xerD homolog, with amino-acid sequence MPATEDLLLMFITYLKEDRNLKYNTILTYLYSVRSLHIKSGLPDPLKGRFRIPLAMRSVKRFQGRDSKQKLAITFDILVKLQPLYNVSRTIDLILWTAMVTAFFGLFRSGELVVKQLPFQSTVHLTVNDVSFTGTTKPMHSVAIIHLNQSKCDPFRKGVDVVVGCSGSSICAVELLPRLYSQRIKAGASPNDALFLMPGNKPHTRYILVKSLKTSLSHIGLDSSLYSGHSFRSGGATSAAAAGISAWEIKVMGRWSSDCYRRYS; translated from the coding sequence ATGCCTGCCACTGAGGATCTGTTACTTATGTTTATCACGTATCTCAAGGAAGATAGGAACCTAAAGTACAACACCATTCTGACATACCTTTATTCGGTACGCTCATTGCATATCAAAAGTGGCCTTCCAGACCCCCTTAAGGGTCGTTTTCGTATTCCATTAGCTATGAGATCAGTAAAAAGATTTCAAGGACGAGACTCTAAACAAAAGTTGGcaataacatttgacattcTCGTGAAACTGCAACCTTTATATAATGTTTCACGTACAATAGACCTTATTTTGTGGACTGCAATGGTAACTGCTTTCTTTGGACTGTTTAGATCTGGCGAACTTGTAGTTAAACAATTACCTTTTCAATCAACTGTTCATCTTACTGTTAATGATGTTAGTTTTACTGGTACTACAAAACCTATGCATTCTGTAGCCATTATTCACCTTAATCAGTCCAAATGTGACCCATTTCGTAAAGGTGTTGATGTTGTTGTAGGCTGCTCAGGCAGCTCAATTTGTGCAGTGGAGTTGTTACCACGCTTATATTCACAACGTATTAAGGCTGGTGCATCACCTAATGATGCTTTGTTTTTAATGCCAGGTAATAAGCCACATACTAGGTACATACTAGTTAAAAGCCTCAAAACCTCACTCAGTCACATAGGACTGGACTCTAGTTTGTACAGTGGTCATAGTTTCCGTAGTGGGGGTGCcacatcagcagcagcagctgGAATTTCAGCCTGGGAAATCAAAGTCATGGGTCGATGGTCTAGTGATTGTTACAGGAGATACTCCTAG